The Phycisphaeraceae bacterium genome has a window encoding:
- a CDS encoding ZIP family metal transporter encodes MSTLFLIVYCVLIVGASLAGGLVPLFTRANHRAMQFILSGVAGVMLGVALLHLIPHGYFEYREAGHGAASIDLVMRWALGGLLLMFLLERFFCFHHHEVEGLEDGCGHEHAATPAEDRHRHDGPCDHNHRHAPTDASAHHHRLGWTGAAVGMTIHSLLEGVALAASVEAGLHHGGATTLAGFGTFLVIFLHKSFDSLTIGTLMAKGGHAPAVRHLVNGLFALIVPVGVLLFAFGLKSLPASAHEVLGAALALSAGTFICIALSDVLPELQFHQHDRVKLSAALLAGLAVAFVIGLFEGGAHGHLDVDVPGHEHHDHDH; translated from the coding sequence ATGTCCACCCTCTTTCTCATCGTGTACTGCGTGCTCATCGTGGGCGCCTCGCTGGCGGGCGGACTGGTGCCGCTCTTCACGCGGGCCAATCACCGGGCGATGCAGTTCATCCTCAGCGGCGTGGCGGGGGTGATGCTGGGCGTGGCCCTGCTGCACCTGATTCCGCACGGCTACTTCGAGTATCGCGAGGCGGGGCATGGCGCCGCCTCCATCGATCTTGTGATGCGCTGGGCGCTGGGCGGCCTGCTCCTCATGTTCCTGCTGGAGCGGTTCTTCTGCTTCCATCACCATGAAGTGGAGGGGCTGGAGGACGGGTGCGGCCACGAGCATGCCGCGACCCCCGCCGAAGACCGTCACCGCCACGACGGCCCCTGCGATCACAACCACCGGCACGCACCGACCGACGCATCCGCTCATCATCACCGGCTCGGTTGGACCGGCGCCGCCGTGGGCATGACCATCCATAGTCTGCTGGAGGGCGTCGCCCTGGCGGCGAGCGTGGAGGCGGGTCTGCATCACGGCGGGGCGACCACCCTGGCCGGCTTCGGCACGTTCCTGGTGATTTTCCTGCACAAGTCGTTTGATTCGCTCACCATCGGCACGCTCATGGCGAAGGGAGGGCATGCGCCCGCGGTTCGCCACCTGGTGAACGGGCTGTTCGCCCTGATCGTTCCGGTGGGCGTGCTGCTCTTCGCCTTTGGACTGAAATCGCTGCCCGCCAGCGCCCACGAAGTGCTGGGGGCGGCGCTGGCGCTCAGTGCGGGCACATTCATCTGCATTGCGCTGAGCGACGTGCTGCCCGAACTCCAGTTTCACCAGCACGACCGGGTGAAGCTCTCCGCCGCCCTGCTGGCCGGACTGGCCGTGGCCTTCGTGATCGGGCTGTTCGAGGGCGGCGCCCACGGTCACCTCGACGTGGATGTGCCCGGTCACGAGCATCACGATCACGACCATTGA
- the ileS gene encoding isoleucine--tRNA ligase, with translation MTDTATTKPNYKNTLNLPRTDFPMKANLSQNEPQSVKRWAEARLYDAIMRARAESASPPFVFHDGPPYANGDIHVGHLLNKVLKDIVVRTRLMEGSHTPYVPGWDCHGLPIEHKVMTDLIEKGKMDKLATLPDDQRRMVIRRECQKYAEKYVKLQAEQMKRLLTLADYDHPYMTMAKEYEAAVLEVFATLVERGLVYRALKAVHWSIANETALAEAELEYYDREDLSIYVDFEAADREAVGAAFGVELDETPSFMIWTTTPWTLPANLAIAVNPRFTYALVRIDGALTIVAREAVERITKAARSVDVEVLAETAGEKLVGLRYRHPFVSIVERAEGPNQELTLRLGRPPASTDDLGAVSTVVAADYVTLEDGTGLVHTAPGHGQEDYQTGLRVGLPIYCPVRKDGTYDDTVPEWLRGMSIWDANEKIRQHLETSGHLFFWHTFTHSYPHDWRGKSPVIFRATEQWFVSVDKPFELSRGDTLPSPSGRGAGGEGEREGSSLRTRALAAASSEVQFIPEWGRNRMRGMLESRPDWCLSRQRAWGVPIPAFEGPDGQVFLTAASVRAVAKVVAAKGSDAWFTDSPEQLLAHYDATSDPDAPDWVRSISRQPSAVSPLPTAAPALRKMHDIFDVWFESGSSWAAVLHQRGLARTDGGPSADLYLEGSDQHRGWFQASLLPSIGVRGVAPYKALLTHGFIVDKDGRKMSKSLGNTLEVEDLLKDHGADVCRWWVSSLAFENDIKMDAEFFRVAGESYRKVRNTLRFLLSNLSDFVPGAGNSGAGVSGAGVPPAILTTRVNLHALAPVSLDAYALAMAAKLQHEVRQAYLEYRFRDAHQALYDFCNDTLSAVYCAAVKDRLYCDRPDSPRRRATQTVMWEILEVLTRLLAPLMPHTAEEAAKSMGRTESIHLTTHHDLDVACDADWPRVLEAREQALKALEAAKQRGIENPLDAGVTLPDPDGVLKRFSADLADLLGVSRVGFDAAAKEVFIHDLRNEPRCERSWRRDGTVKLRSDGGLLCDRCAAAVGVA, from the coding sequence ATGACCGACACCGCAACGACCAAGCCGAACTACAAGAACACGCTCAATCTGCCCAGGACCGACTTCCCCATGAAGGCGAACCTGTCGCAGAATGAGCCGCAGTCGGTCAAACGCTGGGCCGAGGCGCGGCTGTATGACGCGATCATGCGCGCCCGCGCCGAGTCCGCTTCGCCCCCCTTCGTGTTTCACGACGGCCCGCCCTACGCCAACGGCGACATTCACGTGGGGCACCTGCTCAACAAGGTGCTCAAGGACATCGTGGTGCGCACGCGCCTGATGGAGGGCTCTCACACCCCCTACGTGCCGGGGTGGGACTGCCACGGCCTGCCCATCGAACACAAGGTGATGACCGACCTGATCGAGAAGGGCAAGATGGACAAACTCGCCACGCTGCCGGACGACCAGCGGCGCATGGTCATCCGCCGCGAGTGCCAGAAGTACGCGGAGAAGTACGTCAAACTGCAGGCGGAGCAGATGAAGCGGCTGCTCACGCTGGCCGACTACGACCACCCGTACATGACCATGGCGAAGGAGTACGAGGCGGCGGTGCTGGAGGTGTTTGCCACGCTCGTCGAGCGCGGCTTGGTGTACCGCGCGCTCAAGGCGGTGCACTGGTCGATCGCCAACGAAACCGCGCTGGCCGAGGCGGAACTGGAGTACTACGACCGCGAGGACCTGTCGATCTACGTGGACTTTGAGGCCGCAGACCGCGAGGCCGTGGGCGCGGCGTTCGGTGTGGAACTGGATGAGACGCCCAGTTTCATGATCTGGACCACCACGCCGTGGACGCTGCCGGCCAATCTGGCCATCGCGGTCAACCCGCGCTTCACCTACGCGCTGGTTCGGATCGATGGCGCGCTGACCATCGTGGCCCGCGAGGCGGTGGAGCGGATCACCAAGGCGGCCAGGAGCGTGGATGTGGAGGTGCTGGCCGAAACCGCCGGTGAGAAACTGGTGGGGCTGCGGTATCGGCATCCGTTTGTGTCGATCGTGGAGCGCGCGGAGGGTCCGAATCAAGAACTCACGTTGCGCCTCGGTCGCCCTCCCGCTTCGACGGATGATCTTGGCGCAGTGTCTACGGTCGTCGCCGCCGACTACGTCACGCTCGAAGACGGCACCGGGCTGGTCCACACCGCGCCGGGCCACGGGCAGGAGGACTACCAGACCGGCCTGCGCGTGGGGCTGCCCATCTACTGTCCGGTGCGCAAGGACGGCACATACGACGACACGGTTCCCGAGTGGCTGCGCGGCATGTCCATCTGGGACGCCAACGAGAAGATCAGGCAGCACCTGGAAACCAGCGGCCATTTGTTCTTCTGGCACACATTCACGCACTCCTACCCACACGACTGGCGCGGCAAGTCGCCCGTCATCTTCCGCGCCACCGAGCAGTGGTTCGTGAGCGTGGACAAGCCGTTCGAGTTGTCTCGGGGCGACACGCTCCCCTCTCCCTCCGGGAGAGGGGCCGGGGGTGAGGGCGAGCGTGAGGGCTCTTCCCTCCGCACCCGCGCCCTTGCGGCGGCGAGCAGCGAGGTTCAGTTCATCCCCGAATGGGGCCGCAACCGGATGCGCGGCATGCTGGAGTCGCGCCCCGACTGGTGCCTCTCGCGCCAGCGGGCGTGGGGCGTGCCGATCCCGGCGTTCGAGGGTCCGGACGGGCAGGTGTTCCTGACCGCCGCCAGCGTGCGCGCCGTGGCGAAGGTCGTGGCCGCGAAGGGCTCGGATGCGTGGTTCACGGATTCGCCGGAGCAACTGCTGGCCCACTATGACGCGACCTCCGACCCCGATGCGCCGGATTGGGTGAGATCCATCAGCCGTCAGCCATCAGCCGTCAGCCCGTTGCCGACAGCCGCCCCAGCACTCCGCAAGATGCATGACATCTTCGACGTCTGGTTCGAGTCCGGCTCATCCTGGGCCGCCGTGCTGCACCAGCGCGGGCTGGCGCGCACCGACGGCGGCCCCTCCGCCGACCTGTATCTCGAAGGGTCCGACCAGCATCGCGGCTGGTTCCAGGCGTCGCTGCTGCCCTCCATCGGCGTGCGCGGCGTGGCCCCCTACAAGGCCCTGCTCACCCACGGCTTCATCGTCGACAAAGACGGCCGCAAGATGAGCAAGTCGCTGGGCAACACGCTGGAGGTGGAAGACCTGCTCAAGGACCACGGCGCGGACGTGTGCCGCTGGTGGGTCTCGTCGCTGGCGTTCGAGAACGACATCAAGATGGACGCGGAGTTCTTCCGCGTGGCGGGCGAGTCGTACCGCAAGGTCCGCAACACGCTGCGATTTCTGCTGAGCAACCTGTCGGACTTCGTGCCGGGAGCGGGAAACAGCGGCGCAGGCGTCAGTGGCGCAGGCGTCCCACCTGCGATCCTCACCACCCGCGTCAATCTTCACGCGCTCGCGCCCGTTTCGCTCGACGCGTACGCGCTGGCCATGGCCGCCAAACTCCAGCACGAGGTGCGTCAGGCGTACCTGGAGTACCGCTTCCGCGACGCGCATCAGGCGCTCTACGACTTCTGCAACGACACGCTGAGCGCGGTGTACTGCGCCGCGGTGAAGGATCGCCTGTACTGCGACAGGCCGGATTCGCCCCGCCGCCGCGCCACGCAGACCGTGATGTGGGAGATTCTCGAGGTTCTCACGCGGCTGCTGGCCCCGTTGATGCCTCACACGGCGGAGGAAGCAGCGAAGTCGATGGGACGAACCGAGTCCATCCACCTGACCACGCACCACGATCTGGATGTCGCCTGCGACGCCGACTGGCCCCGCGTGCTCGAGGCCCGCGAGCAGGCGCTCAAGGCGCTGGAAGCGGCCAAGCAGCGCGGCATCGAGAACCCGCTGGATGCGGGCGTCACACTGCCCGACCCGGACGGGGTGCTCAAGCGTTTCAGCGCCGACCTGGCCGACCTGCTGGGGGTGTCGCGCGTGGGATTCGACGCCGCGGCGAAGGAGGTCTTCATCCACGACCTGCGGAACGAGCCGCGCTGCGAACGATCGTGGCGCCGGGACGGCACCGTCAAGCTGCGCTCCGACGGCGGGCTGCTCTGCGACCGCTGCGCGGCGGCGGTGGGGGTGGCGTAG
- a CDS encoding thioesterase, producing MLPSLQVGNTAEVMVVVTEAMCPSFDGVIVHRVYSTWSMAHHMELAARMVLAPHLEEHEEGIGSHLSIDHVAPTPLGHHVRVEAKAVELGPTTLVCDVIAYHVRPDGRETIAGRGKQVQRVLPKDKLAALIRRAGE from the coding sequence ATGCTTCCCTCGCTCCAGGTCGGCAACACCGCCGAGGTGATGGTCGTCGTCACCGAGGCCATGTGTCCGTCCTTCGACGGCGTCATCGTCCACCGCGTCTACTCCACCTGGTCGATGGCGCATCACATGGAGCTCGCAGCCCGCATGGTGCTCGCCCCGCACCTGGAGGAGCACGAGGAGGGGATCGGCTCGCACCTGTCGATCGACCACGTGGCGCCCACGCCGCTCGGCCACCACGTGCGCGTGGAGGCGAAAGCCGTTGAGCTCGGTCCGACGACCCTGGTCTGCGACGTGATCGCGTACCATGTCCGACCCGACGGTCGTGAGACGATCGCGGGGCGGGGAAAGCAGGTCCAGCGCGTCCTGCCAAAGGACAAGCTGGCGGCGTTGATTCGTCGGGCGGGGGAGTAG
- a CDS encoding enoyl-CoA hydratase/isomerase family protein: MTTAIESKPATAEESLILVEQDGPVAIIRLNRPKVLNALNPALMKELAETMERLDKDPSVIVFLLAGSEKAWAAGADIGDMAEQSAISMYERDQFATWERIKRIKKPIVAAVSGWALGGGCELMMLCDVVVCSETAQIGQPEINIGVMPGAGGTQRLTRAVGKHLAMDVILTGRFLTAKEALAHGLVSRVVPKEHWYSEALRIAHEMAKKGPIALRLAKEGVLKAFEMPLSEGLEYERKLFYTLFATEDQKEGMRAFVEKRKPTFKGK, from the coding sequence ATGACCACCGCCATCGAATCCAAGCCCGCGACCGCCGAAGAGTCCCTCATCCTTGTCGAACAGGATGGTCCGGTCGCCATCATCCGCCTCAACCGCCCCAAGGTGCTCAACGCCCTCAACCCGGCGCTCATGAAGGAGCTCGCCGAGACGATGGAGCGGCTGGACAAGGATCCGTCGGTCATCGTCTTCCTGCTGGCGGGCAGCGAGAAGGCGTGGGCCGCCGGAGCGGACATCGGCGACATGGCCGAGCAGTCCGCCATCAGCATGTACGAGCGCGATCAGTTCGCCACGTGGGAGCGCATCAAGCGGATCAAGAAGCCCATCGTGGCCGCGGTGTCCGGCTGGGCGCTGGGCGGCGGCTGCGAGCTGATGATGCTCTGCGACGTGGTGGTCTGCTCCGAGACGGCGCAGATCGGCCAGCCGGAGATCAACATCGGCGTGATGCCGGGCGCGGGGGGCACGCAGCGACTGACGCGCGCCGTGGGCAAGCATCTGGCCATGGACGTCATCCTGACTGGCCGCTTCCTCACCGCGAAGGAGGCGCTGGCGCATGGTCTGGTCAGCCGCGTGGTTCCGAAGGAGCACTGGTACAGCGAAGCACTCAGGATCGCCCACGAGATGGCGAAGAAGGGCCCGATCGCCCTTCGACTGGCCAAGGAAGGCGTGCTCAAGGCGTTCGAGATGCCGCTGAGCGAGGGGCTGGAGTACGAGCGCAAGCTCTTCTACACGCTCTTCGCCACCGAGGACCAGAAGGAAGGGATGCGGGCGTTTGTTGAGAAACGGAAACCAACTTTCAAGGGGAAGTGA
- a CDS encoding enoyl-CoA hydratase/isomerase family protein, producing MTATTTVPATEKAIRTESADGVCTITFNRPDKYNAINDAFSTELLEALKQAERDPAVRVIILTGEGKAFCSGQDLGDLKEKYKPGYVPHLGDDLRRRYNPIILKMAMMDKPIIAAVNGVAAGAGCSLALACDMRVASQEASFIEVFINVGLVPDSASTWFLPRLVGLGKAMELCCTGSKVPADEALQLGLVNRVVDPGSLMSETLTLAKKLASLPARGIALTKKLLRESFESTLEQQLEAEAYAQETAAKTEDHFEGVMAFIEKRKPAFKGR from the coding sequence ATGACCGCGACGACCACCGTACCAGCGACCGAGAAGGCCATCAGGACCGAATCCGCCGACGGCGTCTGCACCATCACCTTCAACCGGCCCGACAAGTACAACGCCATCAACGACGCCTTCTCCACCGAACTGCTCGAGGCCCTCAAGCAGGCCGAGCGCGACCCGGCGGTGCGCGTCATCATCCTCACCGGCGAGGGCAAGGCCTTCTGCTCCGGGCAGGATCTCGGTGACCTGAAGGAGAAGTACAAGCCCGGCTACGTGCCCCACCTGGGGGATGACCTGCGGCGGCGCTACAACCCGATCATCCTGAAGATGGCGATGATGGACAAGCCCATCATCGCCGCGGTCAACGGCGTGGCGGCCGGCGCGGGCTGCTCGCTGGCGCTGGCGTGCGACATGCGGGTGGCTTCGCAGGAGGCGTCGTTCATCGAAGTGTTCATCAACGTGGGGCTGGTGCCCGATTCCGCCAGCACGTGGTTCCTGCCCCGGCTGGTCGGGCTGGGCAAGGCGATGGAGCTCTGCTGCACCGGCTCGAAGGTGCCCGCCGATGAGGCCCTGCAACTGGGGCTGGTCAACCGCGTGGTGGACCCGGGATCGCTGATGTCCGAGACGTTGACGCTGGCGAAGAAACTCGCCTCGTTGCCGGCACGCGGCATCGCCCTGACCAAGAAACTCCTGCGCGAGTCCTTCGAATCCACGCTCGAACAGCAGCTGGAGGCCGAGGCCTACGCCCAGGAAACCGCCGCGAAGACCGAGGATCACTTTGAAGGCGTGATGGCGTTCATTGAGAAGAGGAAACCCGCCTTCAAAGGGAGGTGA
- a CDS encoding 3-hydroxyacyl-CoA dehydrogenase, giving the protein MGSGIAQVAAAHGWSVWLMDVDDAVARRGVDRILEQFDRLVEKGRMTAAERNAASRRLEVANAPGDFDECELVIEAIVEDMAVKTRVLRDLITSLRDDCIIASNTSSLSITTLGERIGQPERTVGMHFFNPAPVMKLVEVIAGKQTDSAVADRTAAIAKSWGKVVARAADVPGFIVNHVARPYYLEAFRILTDGLATPDEIDRAMKELGGFRMGPLELTDLIGQDVNAATTRSVWEQLGKPPLLAPAALQEQLVREGHLGRKTKRGVYNYVTDPPAPAITIERRKIDLSEAQAAALDAFINAAVSPTAGHQPPPVDRASPARLSRYVFTRILVAIIAQAHLAFERGVATKEDIDAAMKFGVNYPRGPFEWTAQIGPARMRDWLRVLNAAAADGRFAPPKSLGA; this is encoded by the coding sequence ATGGGAAGCGGCATCGCCCAGGTCGCCGCGGCGCACGGCTGGAGCGTCTGGCTGATGGATGTGGACGACGCCGTCGCGCGGCGTGGAGTTGATCGCATCCTCGAACAGTTCGACCGGCTGGTGGAGAAGGGCCGCATGACCGCCGCCGAGCGCAACGCCGCGTCGAGGCGGCTGGAAGTCGCCAACGCGCCGGGCGATTTCGACGAGTGCGAACTGGTCATTGAGGCCATTGTCGAGGACATGGCGGTCAAGACGCGCGTGCTGCGCGACCTGATCACGTCGCTGCGAGATGACTGCATCATCGCCTCCAACACGTCATCGCTCTCCATCACCACGCTGGGCGAGCGCATCGGCCAGCCGGAGCGCACCGTGGGCATGCACTTCTTCAACCCCGCGCCGGTGATGAAACTGGTGGAAGTGATCGCGGGAAAGCAGACGGACTCTGCCGTGGCCGACCGCACCGCGGCCATCGCCAAGTCGTGGGGCAAGGTCGTCGCCCGTGCGGCGGACGTGCCGGGGTTCATCGTCAACCACGTGGCGAGGCCCTACTACCTCGAGGCGTTTCGCATCCTCACCGACGGCTTGGCCACCCCCGACGAGATCGACCGGGCCATGAAGGAACTGGGCGGCTTCCGCATGGGCCCGCTGGAACTGACCGACCTGATCGGGCAGGACGTGAACGCCGCCACCACCCGCAGCGTGTGGGAGCAGCTGGGCAAGCCGCCTCTGCTGGCCCCCGCCGCGTTGCAGGAGCAACTGGTGCGGGAGGGTCACCTGGGGCGCAAGACGAAACGCGGCGTGTACAACTACGTCACCGATCCTCCCGCGCCCGCGATTACCATCGAGCGCCGGAAGATCGACCTCTCCGAGGCGCAAGCCGCGGCGCTGGACGCCTTCATCAACGCGGCGGTGAGTCCGACCGCCGGCCACCAACCGCCTCCCGTCGATCGCGCCTCACCGGCACGCCTCTCCCGCTACGTCTTCACCCGCATCCTCGTCGCCATCATTGCGCAGGCCCACCTGGCCTTCGAGCGCGGCGTGGCGACGAAGGAGGACATCGACGCCGCCATGAAGTTCGGCGTCAACTATCCGCGCGGTCCCTTCGAGTGGACCGCCCAGATCGGCCCGGCGCGCATGCGCGACTGGCTGCGCGTCCTCAACGCCGCGGCGGCTGACGGGCGGTTCGCCCCCCCGAAGTCGCTGGGTGCGTGA
- the rdgB gene encoding RdgB/HAM1 family non-canonical purine NTP pyrophosphatase, translated as MVKSSTPCSATGAILMGGRSTRMGTPKHAIMLPDGRAMIEHVADVLRPVCPRQVVLGPQSPLPGVHAIPDLRQGLGPLAGIEALLVSGLDDTYLVVPCDTPRLTADVLRALLSAPPAPVAVLRLAGEVQSLPLRVSTEALPTIRAMLDRGERAVHRLIASLPVAFVEAPPAWADHLVNINTPDELSWVIGTNAAPRASTDRTILLATSNPHKIEEVRAILAPHGYEVIGLDNVGISIPEPEEDGPTFEANARIKAIAYAKATGRVCLADDSGLEVDALGGAPGVHSARYAGIGATRAERDRANNEKLLRELTRLNLLPEQRTARFVCVMCLAAPDGRILAETRGTFEGLIADTPRGDNGFGYDPLLFLPDRGCTSAQLPPEEKNVRSHRGQAARRMAAALDRLGHSYTSP; from the coding sequence ATGGTCAAGTCGTCGACGCCATGCTCCGCCACCGGCGCCATCCTGATGGGCGGGCGCAGCACGCGCATGGGCACGCCCAAGCACGCGATCATGCTGCCCGACGGCCGCGCCATGATCGAGCACGTCGCAGATGTGCTGCGCCCGGTCTGTCCGCGCCAGGTCGTGCTGGGGCCTCAGTCGCCCCTGCCTGGCGTACACGCCATCCCGGACCTGCGGCAGGGGCTTGGCCCGCTGGCTGGCATCGAAGCCCTGCTCGTCTCGGGACTCGATGACACGTACCTCGTCGTTCCTTGCGACACGCCGCGGCTGACCGCTGACGTGCTTCGTGCCCTGCTGAGCGCGCCGCCCGCACCGGTGGCGGTTCTCCGGCTCGCAGGGGAAGTGCAGTCCCTGCCGCTGCGGGTCTCGACCGAAGCCCTGCCCACGATCCGCGCCATGCTCGACCGGGGCGAGCGGGCGGTGCATCGGCTCATCGCCTCGCTGCCCGTGGCCTTCGTGGAGGCGCCGCCCGCCTGGGCCGACCACCTCGTCAACATCAACACGCCCGATGAGTTGTCATGGGTGATCGGCACAAACGCCGCGCCGCGGGCATCGACTGACCGCACCATTCTGCTCGCCACCTCGAACCCGCACAAGATCGAGGAGGTACGCGCCATCCTCGCTCCGCATGGATACGAGGTGATCGGGCTGGACAATGTCGGCATCTCGATTCCTGAGCCGGAGGAGGACGGGCCGACCTTCGAGGCCAACGCCCGCATCAAGGCCATTGCCTATGCGAAGGCAACCGGCCGCGTCTGTCTTGCCGACGACTCCGGGCTGGAAGTGGATGCGCTGGGCGGCGCACCGGGCGTTCACTCCGCGCGCTACGCGGGGATCGGCGCTACCAGGGCCGAGCGCGACCGCGCCAACAACGAGAAGCTCCTGCGCGAACTGACCCGGCTCAACCTGCTCCCGGAGCAGCGCACCGCCCGCTTCGTCTGCGTCATGTGTCTCGCCGCGCCGGATGGCCGCATCCTCGCCGAAACGCGCGGCACGTTCGAGGGGCTTATCGCCGACACCCCGCGCGGCGACAACGGCTTCGGCTACGACCCGCTGCTCTTCCTTCCCGACCGCGGCTGCACCAGCGCCCAGTTGCCGCCCGAGGAGAAAAACGTCCGTTCCCACCGGGGCCAGGCCGCGCGGCGGATGGCGGCGGCGCTGGATCGACTCGGGCACTCGTACACTTCACCGTGA
- a CDS encoding YkgJ family cysteine cluster protein, translated as MTLRLTILQPNLAGQRYSCHGCGNCCRDFTVQLREEDIDKIRQQGWTEKLGFDPVVEFRGERYLRQRDDGACVFWLDDGRCRIHAEFGLSAKPIACQMFPFSLTPVTGGAVMGINFACQSVLENKGAELRTHTRDLERMARSLPEVHALNRPPMLTDKLRASVGEIKALVNRLDAWFRRDDIDLSTRLDGLAWVIASLGKAKLAGVRDDRFADLLDVLFGALPDELGFHPVDPPTRGQRKMLRQAVFARIEDPKIGRVHRTGRIRTVLSQLRRSRRFASGKGVAPRVGDGWPEGVRLEAAEQVAPANDPNVVTAIDDLLTRWLRATILGGRAWGAGYYGWSALAGLRALVLNVAVLGWLARLHAAGRGGGSGGGGGAERLAIEDVRAALSRIDRTAGRARWLGGVSEEWRSAYFDTDDGLRRLLAAYPLIESE; from the coding sequence GTGACCCTGCGGCTCACCATCCTCCAGCCCAACCTCGCGGGGCAGCGTTACTCCTGCCACGGCTGCGGCAACTGCTGCCGCGACTTCACCGTGCAGCTGCGCGAGGAGGACATCGACAAGATCCGCCAGCAGGGGTGGACGGAGAAACTCGGCTTCGACCCGGTCGTCGAGTTCCGCGGCGAACGCTACCTGCGCCAGCGCGATGACGGGGCCTGCGTCTTCTGGCTGGACGACGGCCGCTGCCGCATTCACGCCGAGTTCGGCTTGTCCGCCAAGCCCATCGCGTGCCAGATGTTCCCCTTCTCGCTCACGCCCGTCACGGGCGGGGCGGTGATGGGCATCAACTTCGCCTGCCAGAGCGTGCTGGAGAACAAGGGCGCGGAGCTGCGCACGCACACGCGCGACCTGGAGCGCATGGCCCGCTCGCTGCCGGAAGTTCACGCGCTGAACCGCCCGCCCATGCTCACCGACAAACTGCGGGCGAGCGTCGGCGAGATCAAGGCGCTCGTCAACCGCCTCGACGCCTGGTTCCGCCGCGATGACATCGACCTGTCCACGCGATTGGATGGGCTGGCGTGGGTGATCGCCTCGCTGGGCAAGGCCAAACTGGCGGGTGTGCGCGATGATCGCTTCGCCGACCTCTTGGATGTGCTCTTCGGCGCACTGCCTGATGAACTGGGCTTCCACCCCGTTGATCCTCCCACGCGCGGCCAGCGGAAAATGCTGCGACAGGCGGTCTTCGCCCGCATCGAGGATCCCAAGATCGGTCGCGTTCACCGCACGGGCCGGATTCGCACGGTGCTCTCGCAACTGCGGCGCAGCCGCCGCTTCGCCTCGGGCAAGGGGGTCGCCCCGCGCGTGGGCGACGGCTGGCCGGAGGGCGTCCGGCTGGAAGCCGCCGAGCAGGTGGCGCCCGCGAATGATCCCAACGTCGTCACCGCCATTGATGATCTTCTCACCCGCTGGCTGCGGGCGACCATCCTCGGCGGGCGAGCGTGGGGCGCGGGGTACTACGGCTGGAGCGCCTTGGCCGGGCTGCGGGCGCTGGTGCTCAACGTCGCCGTGCTGGGCTGGCTGGCCCGGCTGCACGCGGCGGGGCGGGGTGGGGGTAGTGGGGGGGGTGGTGGGGCGGAGCGACTGGCCATCGAGGATGTGCGGGCCGCCCTGTCGCGCATCGACCGAACCGCGGGCCGGGCCCGCTGGCTGGGCGGCGTGTCGGAGGAATGGCGCAGCGCCTACTTCGACACCGATGACGGCCTGCGGCGACTGCTGGCGGCGTATCCGCTCATTGAGTCGGAGTGA